AGAGGTATGGCTCGAATCGAAAGAAGATGAAGGTTCTGTTTTCTATTTTTCGATACCCAGATCTTAATATAAATAAGTATTATACTAAAGCGTATATTAATGATTTTTTTTATTGATAAAATAAAATATTTTTTTTGGCCTTTGCTATTATTAGTACTTAGTTATTGTGCTGTTGCTCAAAATTATAAATACGATTGCTATACGGCCGATAATGGTTTGGCTCAAAATTATATTTACGCTATTGAACAAGATAATAATGGCTTTTTATGGATAGGTACAGGTAATGGAATATCTCGATTTGATGGTCATAATTTTAAAACATTTAATACCAAGGATTCTCTTGTAAATAATTTTGTAACCTGCAGTTTTAAAGATAAAAATAGAATTTGGTTTGGTCACATGGATGGTAATGTGAGTATTTTTCAGGAAGGAAAGTTTAAAATCATAAAAACAAAATTACAGGGAAAAAGTAGCATCAGCCAAATCGATATAGATAATTCTGGAAATATTTGGCTGGCATCTCAAATGAATGGATTGGTACAAATAAATAAAAATTCCTTGATGAAACATTTTTCTTTCGGGAAAAATTCTTTGCCTATCTATTCGTTTAAATTTTTAAATAATAATGAACTAATTATTGGATCCATAGATGGTTTGTATTTTTGTAAAATTAATCGTCTCGATAAAATAGAAATTATCAAGAAAATTAATGAAATACCATCCACAAGAATAAGTAAGATTATTAAATCTTTAAGAAGCTTAAATTATATTATTGTAAGCGAGAACAGTGGAATTTTCAATTTAGAAGTTAATTTATCTGGTTTTAAGGTTTTGCCAATTACCCAAAATATTTCTTTCGATTTTTCTAAAATTCAATCAGTTTTCGAAGATCAGAATCTTAATTTGTGGATTGCTACCTTTGGTCATGGTGTTTATTGTTTAAGTTATGATCAAAATTTATATTCGTTAAAAGAGAATTATAATACTAATAATGGTTTAAATTGTAACAATGTAAAATTAGTTTATAAAGATTCTGAAAATAATATATGGTTTAGTGTATTTGGAAAAGGACTTTCAAAATTAATAGACCCAGCCTACAGATACTATGAGTTTGATGAAACAAAATATGGGGCATCTGTTTTTTCTGTTTACAATGGCTTTAAATATATCTGGTTTGGAACAGAACTTGGTTTAATTCGAAAATTAAAATCAAATAATAATATTAAATTTTATGGTGACCTTAATGGATTACCAAACGATAAAATTACAGCTTTGCACCAAATTAATAATGATGAATTATGGATAGGTACAGAGAAAAGTGGCATATATAAACTAAATATACCGAGTAATAAAATTATTCATCTTTATAATAAAAAAGGGATTCTCGAAAACTCAATAAACCATATCACTAGCACTAATAATATTCTTTGGGTTGCTACAAAAAAAGGAGCATATTCTGTTAACTTACTAAATAATAAAAAAAAGTGGTACACTATGAGTGAAGGAGGACTACCTCATAATTGTGTAAATCATATTTTTATAAACTCTAAAGGTTATACCTTTTTATCCACCTTAAGTAGTTCTTTGGTGAAAATAAAAAATGATTCTATTAGTAAATTGGATATAGCTCCCGATAATCCTTTTGTTAATATTAAATCTGTAGCTGAAGATAAGAATGGAGTACTTTGGGTAGGTACATTAGGGAATGGTTTGTATAAAATAGGTGATACCATTATTAATTATACAAGCTCTAATGGTTTATTGACAAATTATTGTTATTCACTTCTTTGTGATAATTATGATCGTTTGTGGGTAACACACCGAGGTGGTATCACACGCATTAAACTTGATAATTTATTAATGAAGCCATTACAGGAAGATATTGGCCTAAGCAAAAATTGTGCTTTTAATGGAAATGCATCATGTTTATCTAATACAGGAGAGTTGTGGTTTGGTACAAATCAAGGAGTTCTAAAATTTATTCCCGAAATTGAAAATCAAACTTCTTTAGAGGCAAAGCTAAGTATAACTTCTGTCGAAATTAACGATAAGCTTGTTGATTTTAAAGATGGAATATCTTTAAAACCTGGTAGATATAAAATAGATATATCTTACATTGGTGTTAATTTAAAGGATCCAAGGCTAATAAAATATAGATATCGTTTAAATGGTTTTGATGATAATTGGTCTTCGTTTACATCCGACACTGAAGTTGTATTTCATAGTATTACCGATGGTAATTTTGATTTTAATTTGCAGGCAATAACTGGAGATGGGTTGATTAATTTAAGTCCTCTTAAGTTAAGTATAATTGTTAAAACGCCTATTTATAAACAAGCATGGTTTTACTTTTGTATGCTATTAATATTTATGGGTACTACTTTTTGGTATATTAAATTGCGAGAAAGAAAACTTAAAATTGCAAATAGAATTCTTGAAGAGAAAGTAAATATTCGAACACATGAAATTGTAAGACAAAAAGAAGAAATAGAAAGTCAAAGAGATTTAATTAAAGTTAAAAACAAAGATATTACAGATAGCATTCGTTATGCAAGTCAAATTCAAACAGCTATTATTCCGCCTTTAAAATTTTTGCAAAATAACATAAACGAATGCTTCTTAATTAATAAGCCCAAAGATATTGTAAGTGGCGATTTTTATTGGTGTACTAAAGTTGATACTAAGCTTGTTGTAGCATTGGCTGATTGCACAGGACATGGAGTTCCTGGCGCTTTTATGAGCATGTTGGGTGTAACATTGCTTAATGAAATTGTTATGCATCGAAAAATTCTAGAGCCCGATCAAATATTAAATCAACTTAAACAGGATATAATTATTTCTTTGCGCCAAAAAAAGGAAAATTCAACTTCTCGTGATGGCATGGACATGTCTCTTTTTGTATTTGATACAATATCAAAAAAAATGGAGTTTTCAGGAGCATTTAACTCCTTACTTTTGCTTAGAGATAACTCAATAAAAGTTTTAAAAGTCGATAGAATGCCAATTGGCATTTACCATAATGGCACAAAAAAGTTTACCAAACAAGAACTTTTAATAGAGCCTAACGATATGCTTTATTTATATACCGATGGTTATCCCGATCAGTTTGGTGGTGATAAGGATAGACGATTTACTTCTAAACGTTTTAAACAAAAAATATTGGAAGTACACAAAGAACCTATACACATACAAAAGCAAATACTTGAAGATACTATTCTTAAATGGATGAATGGTAGAGAGCAAATTGACGACATAACATTGTTAGGAATTAGATTTTAAATAAGTTTTAGAATAATAATCAATATAAAAGGGCTTAACGCAAAAGTTAAGCCCTCTAAAAATTTTAATTTTATTTAGAACAAACCATCTACAGAAAGGTAACGTTCTCCGGTATCATAATTAAATGTTAGAATAGTGGCTTTAGAATCAATTTCTGCAATTTTTTTTGATACAGCCGCTAACGAAGCTCCGGTAGAAATACCAGCCAAAACACCTTCTTTAATAGCCAATTCTTTAACTTTTGCAAACGATTCTTCCTTGCTCACCTGAATGCTTCCGTTTAAAAGCTCGGTATTTAAATTTTTAGGTATAAATCCGGCTCCAATTCCCTGCAGTGGGTGCGGACCAGGTTTTCCACCAGAAATAACCGGCGATGCTTCGGGTTCTACTGCAAATACTTGCAAGTTTGGAAATTTCTGCTTTAAAATTTCAGCTACTCCACTAATGTGTCCACCTGTGCCAACTCCGGTAATTAAATAATCAATTCCATTAGGAAAATCATTAATAATTTCCAAGGCTGTAGTTTTTCTGTGAATGTCTATATTCGATTCATTATCGAACTGTGATGGCATCCAGGAGTTTTTATTTTCTGAAATTAACTCTTCAGCTTTTGCAATTGCTCCATTCATTCCTTTTTCTCTTGGGGTTAGAACAAATTCGGCGCCATAAGCTGCCATTAAACTTCTTCGTTCTACAGACATAGATTCGGGCATTACCAAAATAATTTTATAGCCTTTTACAGCTGCAACCATTGCTAAACCAACTCCCGTATTTCCCGATGTTGGCTCAATTATTACCGATCCTTTTTTTAATAAACCATTTTTTTCTGCTGTTTCAACCATTGCCAAAGCAATACGGTCTTTTATACTTCCTCCCGGGTTAACGCGTTCTAATTTCATCCATACATTTGCATTATTAAAAATTTTGTTAAGCTTAACAACGGGAGTATTTCCAATTCCTTCTAATATATTGTTTAATTTCATACTTTTAATTTTTATATTTGAAAATTAATGATTTTACTTTCGTCTAAATTTGTGCGAACTTTTGTTTTATGTGTGTGATAAACAATACTATCCGAATCGATACTGGATGTTAACCATACATTACCGCCAATAATACTATTTCGTCCTATTATGGTGTTGCCACCTAATATGGTAGCTCCAGAATAAATAATAACATTTTCTTCAACAGTAGGGTGTCTTTTTATATTGGCAAGATTTTTCTTTACTTGTAATGCACCCAAAGTAACGCCCTGATATATTTTTACATTTCTTTTTATAATTGCAGTTTCGCCAATTACCACACCAGTACCATGATCTATAAAAAAAGAATCTCCAATTGTTGCACCAGGGTGAATATCAATGCCTGTTTTTGTGTGAGAGTATTCACTCATTAACCTTGGTATTACAGGCACTTTAAGCTGATATAATACATGACTTAATCGATAAACCATTATGGCGTAAAAGCCCGGATAAGCGATAATAACTTCACCTATGCTTTTGGCAGCAGGATCGAATTTTTGTATTGCTTCAGCATCTTTTAGCAAAGCTCGATAAACCGATGGTAATTGCTTAATAAAGTCATGGGTTATTTTCTCCAGAGGTGCATTTAATTCATTTTTTACTGGTAATAAAAGTAATTTTAAGCTTGCCTCTAATTGATACAATAAAGATTCTTGTTCACAACTACTTTTAGACCGTCGTGCACTTATGGGGAATAAAGAATTCATCGATTGTTCAACAAACTTTTGAGCCAAATCGCGCGAAGGCATGTCGTAATCTGAATTTGTTCTAGAAGATTGTAGTTCTTCCATTACTTTAGATAGGTAACTCATTGATATATAGTTTAAGACGTTTGAATATGCCCAATTTTACAGGAGATATATTATTTCCCTGTAATTTTAATTATTTGATAGATTTAGAAGTATCAATTAACAACAACAGCAACAACAATAGTTTTTCTTGTTGTAATCTAATATTTGGGGATAGTTCGAAAAGTAGATTTTAGAAGATAGCATATTAACATCAACCGAAGAGCTTCGGTGATTAAAAGATGTTTTATTATGCTTAAAATTCCTTTTCATATAGTAGTTTATAAGAACAAACTTATGAAAAAAAAATTAAACAAGACATCGACCTCTTAAAATTTTTGTTAAAAAAATGTTATTTATTAAAACATATTAAAATAGGTCTGAAACTGCATTCTTATTAATTTTTTATATATTCAATAATAAAAATACAATTAATATGAATAGTTCTGGATATATATGCCCAAAATGCGGTAATAAACATTTCGAAACAGACGAATTTAGGGCAACAGGGGGTGCATTTGCTAAAATTTTCGATGTTCAAAATAAAAAATTTACAACAGTTACTTGTACTCGTTGTTCGTATACCGAAATTTATAAAGCTAGCACTAGTCAGCTTGGTAATATTTTCGATTTTTTTACCAACTAAAATTTATTTAATGACAAAGAAATTACTTTTTGTGTGTTTAGGAAACATTTGTCGCTCGCCCAGTGCCGAAGCTGTAATGAATGCTTTCATTAAAAAAAATATGTTAGATCATAATATAAAATGTGATTCGGCAGGAACTGCTGCCTGGCATACTGGCGAAAAAGCCGATGCCAGAATGAGAGCTCATGCCGCTAAAAGATCTTATGAGCTAACAAGTATTGCGCGTAAATTTGATGCAGAAATCGACTTTAAAAAATTTGATTTAATAATAGGAATGGATCAGCAAAATATCACTGATTTGGAAAGCTTGGCAAAAAATGAGAATGAACTAAATAAAATTAAATCGATGACCGATTATTGTAGCAGATTTAGTAAGCATAATTCGGTTCCGGACCCATACTATGGCGGTTCTGATGGATTTGAGCTGGTATTGGATATTTTAGAAGATGCATGTGAAGGATTGCTTAAAGAAATAAATTAAATGAAAGAAGTAGAGATTGTAAGGAAAATTGAAAGTTGGGCAGGGAAGAAGATTATTAATTGCAAACCTGTTTCTGGTGGATCTATTTCCAAAACAATACAGGTGATTTTTGAAGATAATAGTTCTTGTTTTCTTAAAATAGCTGAACAATTGCCAGATTTTTTTCTGAAAGAGGCTAACTGCTTAAAAGAGATCAAAAAGGTAAATTGTATTCGAGTGCCTGAAGTATTATTGCTCGATGATAATTTTTTATTGCTGGAATATATCGAGCAGGGGCCTAAAAATTCTGATTTCTATACTCGTTTTGGAAAACAACTTTCTATCCTACATTCTCGTACTGCATTTAAGTTTGGTTTTAAAGAGGATAATTATATCGGTTTAACAAATCAGCTTAATATTCCTAATGCTAACGAGGCAGAAAACTGGACAGATTTTTATTATAACAAACGACTTTTATATCAATATAAATTAGCTGAGAAAAATGGATTTGCAGGCAATGAGCTAAAAAATGGTTTTCTTTTACTCGAAAACAGAATAGAAGAAATACTAGAAGGGAGCGAAGAAAAACCGACTCTTATTCATGGCGATTTGTGGAGTGGTAATTTTCTGTGCGATATAGATTCTAATCCTGTACTTATTGATCCTGCTGTTTATTATGGTCATAGAGAAGCAGAATTGGCCATGACAAAGCTTTTTGGAGGCTTCTCAGATGATTTTTATTACTCTTATTCAAAACAGAAGCCTCTGCCACAAGGTCATGATTACAGAGAGAATATCTATTCCTTATATCATGTCCTTAATCATTTAAATTTGTTTGGTAATTCTTATTACGGACAAGCAGTACGATTGGTGTGGTCTTACTTGCATTAGTCGAATAGTGCTTTTATAAGATCAATTTCGCCACCATAAAAATGAATATACGAAGCAACGGTATTCTTCTTTTTAAAGATAAGAGTATCTAGTTTTTTTTCTCTTGCCGAATATACCTCTCCAATACTATATTTTATTTCAGCCTTGTTTATATTAGAATAATGAAATTCATGACCAAATAAAACTTTATTGTTAATAATAACTTTACGATAGCCCAAATGAAGCTTCATATTTTCCATTGTAGAATTTTGCTTGAGGAAACCTACCATTGGATATTTAACAGATTGTTTATCAATGATATTATCACATAAGTACATCATGCCACCACATTCAGCTAAAACTTTACCATCATTTTCGCAATATTCAAGAATTTTCCTTTTCAAGCTTATATTTTCACTTAATTCTTTTAGGTATAATTCTGGATAACCACCTGCAAAATAAAGTAAATCCGCTTTTGGAAGTTCTTTGTCGCGAATAGGTGAAAAATAGCTTATTTCTCCTATTTTTTCGAGAGCTTTTAAATTCTCATGATATGTAAAATTAAAAGCTTCATCTTTAGCAACAGCAATTCGTAAATTACCCTTTTCGTTTTCTGTTACTTTCTCAGGATAATTTATTTTTTTTGAGCTAATCTCAATTAAACGATCAATATTTACTGTTTTTGAAATATGAGCAGCTATTTTTTCAATTTTTGCCTCATATTTATCTAATGATGAAATTTGCAGACCTAAATGTCGCGAAGGCAAGCTTATTTCTTCCTTCTTAGCAACATATCCTAAAGCTTCAACGCCTACATCGTTGCAAGCATCTTTTAAGAACTGATAATGAGATTCTCCAGAAACAAAATTAAAGATTACTCCTGCAACATTAATTCCCTTATAAAAGTTCTTAAAACCATATAAAAGAGGAGCTACCGAATATGCAGTTGCTTTTGCATTAACAACTAAAATTACAGGAATATCAAGGAGTTCTGCAATTTCGGCAGAGCTGCCTTTCATTTTTTTTGCTCCATCAAAAAGTCCCATTACTCCTTCAACTATAGAAATATCTTTAGTTGCAGAATATTTATTGTATAGATTTTTTGCATGTTCTTCACTGCTCATAAATGTATCTAAATTAATAGAAACATTACCCGATGCCCATTCATGATGCTTAGTATCTAAATAATCCGGACCACATTTAAATGCTTGTACTTGAAATCCTCTATTACTTAAAATTCTTAGTAAACCTTGGGTTATTGTAGTTTTTCCACTATTACTAGAAGGTGCAGCAATTAAAAATTGTGGTTTTATAATCATATTAGAATATTTTGAGCAGGCAAAAATAGAATTAAAATTTGGACTATTTAAGTCCATCAAAATAAATTTTGTTAAGGAATAAAAAAATCTTCGGCTATACTTTCTAATACTTTATAATTAATAAGGTTCCCATTTTTGTGATATTCTTCCATTTTAACCAATCCAACATTAATTGCATACCATTCAACAATCTTTGTTTTACTTTTCGAAATACCAGAAAACGATATTTTCTCTGTTGAAATTCTATAGCAATTAAATTTTCCGGCAGGAGTTTCAATATTTTCTTTCCCATCAACTTTTCGATTGATTAATAAGACATTCATCGACATAAGAACAGAGCCTGTTCCTCTCAAAATATTTGCACGACAAGTAGCCTCAGGTAATATTTGTCCAATTTTTGGCTTAAGGGGTAACATAACACTATCAGCATTTATTTTTACAACCATTTTTTGATAAGAATCTAATTTAATTGGATCTAGGTATCGTTCCGATCCCATAAAAAAATTAGAATCTTTATTGGTAAAATGAAAATATTGATAAAAGGTATTTTGCTTTGCTGTTGTTATTTCTGATTCGATATTAAATTTTAATGATCCTTGTTTATCTTTTGATTTACCCGAAAGTTGCCAAATCTCAGTATATAATTCTCTGTTTTTTTGATCGTAAGTAACATATTTGGCTTTAAAATTTCTTTTTGATGGAATATAAGAGTAATCTCTCTGACCAAAAGCTAAAACGCTGGAAAAAATAATTAATAATATACTTGAGTAAAGGATTTTCATTAGCAAAAATTACATTATAAGTTAGTATGAAAATATAAATTTACATAAATTATAAGAATCATAAAATTATCTTATCCCTTATTTTATCTACTACTATGGAGATTCTAAATAAGGATAATTTACCCTACTTATTACTTAAATTTCCTATATTCGTCGTTCTCAATCTTCAAATCAACCTACTTGTTTAATAGATTAAATAATTAGTATGAGAAAAAGTATTATTGCAGGTTCAATTTTATTATGTGCCTTGTTTTCCTTATCCTGTGGCAACAGCAAAGATGATATAGAAGATTCGTTAAATGTGATTAATGATGAAATTTTAAACTTGGTAAATGAAGTTCGGATTTCAGGAATTGTATGTGGAGAAACTTATTATCCTCCTGTTCAAAAATTAAGTAGGAGCTTAAAATTAGAACAGCTTGCTTTAAACCATAGTCAGGATATGTTCGACAATAATTTTTGCGAGCATATATCTTCCGATGGAACTTCCTTTACCGATCGCTTAATTAATATTTCTTATAATTTTATTTATGCAGGGGAGAATATTGCAAATGGCTACAGCTCCGAACAAGCGGTCGTAAATGCCTGGTTAAGTAGTCAGGCACATTGTGCCAATATCATGAATTCTAATTTTACAGAAATGGGAGTGGGACGAGTAGGGAATTATTGGACTCAAGATTTTGGAACACCTAAACAATAGCGTATAAAAAAACCACTCCAAGCGTTAATCGGAGTGGTTTTAATCTGTTTGTTTGAAAAGCTTTAAGTTTGTCTGTTAAAACTTAAATTAATTTTTTATTGAAGCGGAACTATTCCGACACTACTTCAAATGAGATTTCTACTTTAACTTCTTTATGAAGTTTTACAGTAGCAGTATATTTACCAATCTCTTTTACAGCGTCTTTAATAGAAATCACTTTTCTGTCAATATCAAATCCTTGAGCAGTTAATGCTTCGGCAATTTGAATATTATTAACAGAACCAAAGATTTTACCAGTAGTACTAGTTTTAGCACCTAAACTTAAAGTAACACCTTCTAATTTTTTAGCAATTTCTAATGCTTCATTTTTGATTTTCTCCTCTTTATGAGCTCTTTGTCTCATATTTTCAGCATGCATTTTTTTAGCAGACTCAGTAGCTAAAATAGCAATACCATTAGGA
This genomic interval from uncultured Marinifilum sp. contains the following:
- a CDS encoding cobyrinate a,c-diamide synthase: MDLNSPNFNSIFACSKYSNMIIKPQFLIAAPSSNSGKTTITQGLLRILSNRGFQVQAFKCGPDYLDTKHHEWASGNVSINLDTFMSSEEHAKNLYNKYSATKDISIVEGVMGLFDGAKKMKGSSAEIAELLDIPVILVVNAKATAYSVAPLLYGFKNFYKGINVAGVIFNFVSGESHYQFLKDACNDVGVEALGYVAKKEEISLPSRHLGLQISSLDKYEAKIEKIAAHISKTVNIDRLIEISSKKINYPEKVTENEKGNLRIAVAKDEAFNFTYHENLKALEKIGEISYFSPIRDKELPKADLLYFAGGYPELYLKELSENISLKRKILEYCENDGKVLAECGGMMYLCDNIIDKQSVKYPMVGFLKQNSTMENMKLHLGYRKVIINNKVLFGHEFHYSNINKAEIKYSIGEVYSAREKKLDTLIFKKKNTVASYIHFYGGEIDLIKALFD
- the cysK gene encoding cysteine synthase A codes for the protein MKLNNILEGIGNTPVVKLNKIFNNANVWMKLERVNPGGSIKDRIALAMVETAEKNGLLKKGSVIIEPTSGNTGVGLAMVAAVKGYKIILVMPESMSVERRSLMAAYGAEFVLTPREKGMNGAIAKAEELISENKNSWMPSQFDNESNIDIHRKTTALEIINDFPNGIDYLITGVGTGGHISGVAEILKQKFPNLQVFAVEPEASPVISGGKPGPHPLQGIGAGFIPKNLNTELLNGSIQVSKEESFAKVKELAIKEGVLAGISTGASLAAVSKKIAEIDSKATILTFNYDTGERYLSVDGLF
- the rplI gene encoding 50S ribosomal protein L9, with product MEIILKQDIHTLGYKNDIVTVKNGYARNYLIPNGIAILATESAKKMHAENMRQRAHKEEKIKNEALEIAKKLEGVTLSLGAKTSTTGKIFGSVNNIQIAEALTAQGFDIDRKVISIKDAVKEIGKYTATVKLHKEVKVEISFEVVSE
- a CDS encoding two-component regulator propeller domain-containing protein, with the protein product MIFFIDKIKYFFWPLLLLVLSYCAVAQNYKYDCYTADNGLAQNYIYAIEQDNNGFLWIGTGNGISRFDGHNFKTFNTKDSLVNNFVTCSFKDKNRIWFGHMDGNVSIFQEGKFKIIKTKLQGKSSISQIDIDNSGNIWLASQMNGLVQINKNSLMKHFSFGKNSLPIYSFKFLNNNELIIGSIDGLYFCKINRLDKIEIIKKINEIPSTRISKIIKSLRSLNYIIVSENSGIFNLEVNLSGFKVLPITQNISFDFSKIQSVFEDQNLNLWIATFGHGVYCLSYDQNLYSLKENYNTNNGLNCNNVKLVYKDSENNIWFSVFGKGLSKLIDPAYRYYEFDETKYGASVFSVYNGFKYIWFGTELGLIRKLKSNNNIKFYGDLNGLPNDKITALHQINNDELWIGTEKSGIYKLNIPSNKIIHLYNKKGILENSINHITSTNNILWVATKKGAYSVNLLNNKKKWYTMSEGGLPHNCVNHIFINSKGYTFLSTLSSSLVKIKNDSISKLDIAPDNPFVNIKSVAEDKNGVLWVGTLGNGLYKIGDTIINYTSSNGLLTNYCYSLLCDNYDRLWVTHRGGITRIKLDNLLMKPLQEDIGLSKNCAFNGNASCLSNTGELWFGTNQGVLKFIPEIENQTSLEAKLSITSVEINDKLVDFKDGISLKPGRYKIDISYIGVNLKDPRLIKYRYRLNGFDDNWSSFTSDTEVVFHSITDGNFDFNLQAITGDGLINLSPLKLSIIVKTPIYKQAWFYFCMLLIFMGTTFWYIKLRERKLKIANRILEEKVNIRTHEIVRQKEEIESQRDLIKVKNKDITDSIRYASQIQTAIIPPLKFLQNNINECFLINKPKDIVSGDFYWCTKVDTKLVVALADCTGHGVPGAFMSMLGVTLLNEIVMHRKILEPDQILNQLKQDIIISLRQKKENSTSRDGMDMSLFVFDTISKKMEFSGAFNSLLLLRDNSIKVLKVDRMPIGIYHNGTKKFTKQELLIEPNDMLYLYTDGYPDQFGGDKDRRFTSKRFKQKILEVHKEPIHIQKQILEDTILKWMNGREQIDDITLLGIRF
- a CDS encoding low molecular weight protein-tyrosine-phosphatase, with translation MTKKLLFVCLGNICRSPSAEAVMNAFIKKNMLDHNIKCDSAGTAAWHTGEKADARMRAHAAKRSYELTSIARKFDAEIDFKKFDLIIGMDQQNITDLESLAKNENELNKIKSMTDYCSRFSKHNSVPDPYYGGSDGFELVLDILEDACEGLLKEIN
- the epsC gene encoding serine O-acetyltransferase EpsC; its protein translation is MSYLSKVMEELQSSRTNSDYDMPSRDLAQKFVEQSMNSLFPISARRSKSSCEQESLLYQLEASLKLLLLPVKNELNAPLEKITHDFIKQLPSVYRALLKDAEAIQKFDPAAKSIGEVIIAYPGFYAIMVYRLSHVLYQLKVPVIPRLMSEYSHTKTGIDIHPGATIGDSFFIDHGTGVVIGETAIIKRNVKIYQGVTLGALQVKKNLANIKRHPTVEENVIIYSGATILGGNTIIGRNSIIGGNVWLTSSIDSDSIVYHTHKTKVRTNLDESKIINFQI
- a CDS encoding fructosamine kinase family protein, producing the protein MKEVEIVRKIESWAGKKIINCKPVSGGSISKTIQVIFEDNSSCFLKIAEQLPDFFLKEANCLKEIKKVNCIRVPEVLLLDDNFLLLEYIEQGPKNSDFYTRFGKQLSILHSRTAFKFGFKEDNYIGLTNQLNIPNANEAENWTDFYYNKRLLYQYKLAEKNGFAGNELKNGFLLLENRIEEILEGSEEKPTLIHGDLWSGNFLCDIDSNPVLIDPAVYYGHREAELAMTKLFGGFSDDFYYSYSKQKPLPQGHDYRENIYSLYHVLNHLNLFGNSYYGQAVRLVWSYLH
- a CDS encoding zinc ribbon domain-containing protein, which codes for MNSSGYICPKCGNKHFETDEFRATGGAFAKIFDVQNKKFTTVTCTRCSYTEIYKASTSQLGNIFDFFTN
- a CDS encoding CAP domain-containing protein, whose translation is MRKSIIAGSILLCALFSLSCGNSKDDIEDSLNVINDEILNLVNEVRISGIVCGETYYPPVQKLSRSLKLEQLALNHSQDMFDNNFCEHISSDGTSFTDRLINISYNFIYAGENIANGYSSEQAVVNAWLSSQAHCANIMNSNFTEMGVGRVGNYWTQDFGTPKQ